Proteins encoded within one genomic window of Deltaproteobacteria bacterium:
- a CDS encoding hemolysin III family protein, with the protein MNDNRQRYTTGEEIANSVTHGAGILLSVTGLCILTALAAMRGNAWHVVACSIFGATLVLMYTASTLYHGIPLPRAKNVFRVLDHAAIFLLIAGTYTPFTLISLRGPWGWTLFGIIWGLALFGIIFQTSLLRRWTALSVGIYVAMGWAAVTAIKPLIEALPPSGLVFLVAGGLCYTLGVVFYVWRRLPYGHAIWHGFVLAGSVFHFFAVLVSVIPETV; encoded by the coding sequence ATGAACGACAACCGGCAACGATACACCACCGGCGAGGAAATCGCCAACAGCGTCACCCACGGGGCCGGGATTCTCCTCTCCGTCACCGGACTCTGCATTTTGACCGCCCTGGCCGCCATGCGTGGAAACGCCTGGCACGTCGTCGCCTGCAGCATCTTCGGGGCCACTCTGGTCCTCATGTACACGGCCTCCACCCTCTACCACGGCATCCCCCTGCCCCGGGCCAAAAATGTATTCAGGGTCCTGGACCACGCGGCCATTTTCCTGCTCATCGCCGGGACCTACACCCCCTTCACCCTCATCAGTCTCCGAGGACCCTGGGGCTGGACCCTTTTCGGCATCATCTGGGGCCTGGCCCTTTTCGGCATCATTTTCCAGACCAGTCTGCTTCGCCGCTGGACCGCCCTGTCCGTGGGCATCTACGTGGCCATGGGCTGGGCTGCCGTGACGGCCATCAAGCCCCTGATTGAGGCCCTCCCCCCTTCAGGACTGGTTTTTCTCGTGGCCGGAGGCCTCTGCTACACACTTGGCGTTGTTTTTTACGTCTGGAGACGCCTCCCCTACGGACACGCCATCTGGCACGGGTTCGTCCTGGCCGGAAGCGTCTTCCACTTCTTCGCCGTTCTCGTCTCGGTCATCCCCGAGACCGTGTAG
- a CDS encoding DedA family protein → MEAYISLFLAAFLAATLVPASSELLFAALLASGHDPLALWSWATAGNTLGSALNWYFGRYLLRYQDRRWFPFRPESLDRAQSWFGRYGVWSLLLAWAPIFGDGLTFVAGVMKVRFPFFLVLTGLGKGIRYAVVLGAVHWLAEFFRPVSG, encoded by the coding sequence ATGGAAGCCTACATCTCCCTTTTTCTGGCCGCCTTTCTGGCCGCGACCCTCGTTCCGGCCTCGTCTGAACTCCTCTTTGCCGCCCTGCTGGCTTCCGGCCACGACCCCCTGGCCCTCTGGTCATGGGCCACGGCCGGAAACACCTTGGGCTCGGCCCTGAACTGGTATTTCGGACGATATCTCCTCCGCTACCAAGATCGCCGCTGGTTTCCGTTCCGTCCCGAGAGCCTGGACAGGGCCCAATCCTGGTTCGGCCGATACGGGGTCTGGTCCCTGCTTCTGGCCTGGGCTCCGATCTTTGGCGACGGCTTGACCTTTGTCGCCGGAGTCATGAAAGTCAGATTTCCGTTCTTTCTGGTTTTGACTGGACTCGGCAAGGGTATCCGTTACGCCGTTGTCCTGGGCGCAGTCCACTGGCTGGCCGAATTCTTCCGACCCGTTTCCGGCTAA
- a CDS encoding TIGR00268 family protein gives MSDEWFFVERLREVAAPRGRVVVALSGGVDSSLLAYAAHRALGDGARAVTVATEFMAASDRVRVLDAAAWIGIGHEILELSLLNRPRVADNGPNRCYWCKRAMYEEILEHAGPDGGLVLDGTNADDDPARPGRRALAELGIRMPLAEAGLTKVEVRALARTVGMPWADRPSNSCLATRIPTGTDITLKDLARVERGETLLVRAGYSGCRLVLCGSRAEIRLPPGPDGCQSEFPAGLKNELMNVVKVDELTTTLLPARSETHPWTNS, from the coding sequence ATGTCGGATGAGTGGTTTTTTGTCGAACGTTTGCGAGAGGTGGCTGCTCCCCGGGGCCGGGTTGTGGTGGCCCTATCCGGGGGGGTGGACAGTTCGCTGCTGGCCTATGCTGCCCACAGGGCCTTGGGCGACGGGGCCCGGGCCGTGACCGTTGCCACCGAATTCATGGCCGCATCCGACCGGGTCCGGGTCCTAGATGCGGCGGCCTGGATTGGAATCGGGCATGAGATTCTTGAATTGTCCCTGTTGAATCGCCCTCGTGTGGCCGACAACGGACCTAACCGGTGCTATTGGTGCAAGCGGGCCATGTACGAGGAGATCCTCGAGCATGCCGGGCCGGACGGAGGGCTGGTTTTGGACGGAACTAACGCGGATGACGATCCGGCCCGACCCGGACGCCGGGCCCTGGCCGAATTGGGCATCCGTATGCCGTTGGCCGAAGCGGGTCTGACCAAGGTGGAGGTTCGCGCCCTGGCCCGGACAGTCGGCATGCCCTGGGCCGATAGGCCCTCCAATAGTTGCCTGGCCACGAGGATCCCGACAGGCACGGACATCACCCTCAAGGATCTGGCCCGGGTCGAAAGGGGCGAGACCCTGCTGGTCCGGGCCGGGTATTCCGGCTGCCGACTGGTTCTTTGCGGTTCCCGGGCCGAGATCCGGCTGCCTCCCGGGCCGGATGGCTGTCAGTCCGAATTTCCGGCCGGTCTGAAAAATGAATTGATGAATGTGGTCAAGGTCGACGAATTGACAACAACCCTCTTGCCTGCGCGGAGTGAAACGCATCCATGGACAAACTCCTGA
- a CDS encoding aldehyde ferredoxin oxidoreductase, with translation MSDSTSAFGWCGRRLNVDLDTGRLTVEPLPVDLLRAFLGGRGLNSLVLFERVRPGIDPLSPDNVVCFGAGPLSGTSLPMTSRMEVSTLSPYSGILGDGNAGEKMAHAMKTAGFDQFVIQGASAEPVYLLVRDGQASIEPASDIWGLSTWEATDILKERHGRAVSVAAIGQAGENLVRMASTIVDKYASAARGSGAVLGSKRLKAVVVDGTRRVDLAEPEVFAALAEEDRRFFREDPTQREVAAKYGSHHGVTHWYPGWRNHEKILKAEEIPAALHPEGWKKYEVKRTGCFNCPVRCKNLYEIPSGRRAGERGAALEYECIYCLGTNCGVLDPVVILEMENLCDAYGLDVLALGNTVALAKDLFARDLIGLEDTGGLDLSWDAADDQVELIHQTALRHGFGNLVAEGMYGLAKIVGGRAMDYCYHVKGLSRGPFPAGIFALAHATSTRGADHLRGRSWAFGENDPQVFPALVQSGKLPADMETNPVSAVVVAERVCTLADAIGRCKGAVNAWSCALPLVWKHPLYDGLCRLLTAATGQDFTPAELETAADRIYMLERAFNCRQGAGRIDDRLTMRPEDMTDGRWEVENAKHQAMLNEYYAVHAIDPETARPTAERLRELGLDFAVPDMETVRPPWDGPPLWKAEDYPRGGQRV, from the coding sequence ATGTCCGACTCCACTTCCGCCTTTGGCTGGTGCGGGCGCCGCCTAAACGTCGATCTCGACACGGGCAGACTGACCGTCGAACCCCTCCCTGTCGACCTCTTGCGGGCCTTTCTGGGCGGCCGGGGCCTCAACTCCCTGGTCCTATTCGAACGCGTTCGGCCCGGAATCGATCCCCTAAGTCCCGACAACGTGGTCTGTTTCGGGGCCGGTCCCCTGTCGGGTACCAGTTTGCCCATGACCAGCCGAATGGAGGTCAGCACCCTGTCTCCGTATTCGGGAATATTGGGCGACGGCAATGCCGGCGAAAAGATGGCCCATGCCATGAAAACCGCCGGATTCGATCAGTTCGTCATCCAGGGGGCCTCGGCCGAGCCGGTCTATCTTTTGGTCCGCGACGGCCAAGCCTCCATCGAACCGGCAAGTGACATCTGGGGTCTGTCCACCTGGGAGGCCACGGACATCCTCAAGGAACGCCACGGCCGGGCCGTGTCCGTGGCCGCCATCGGCCAGGCTGGTGAGAACCTGGTCCGCATGGCCTCGACCATTGTCGACAAGTACGCCTCGGCCGCCCGGGGCAGCGGGGCCGTTCTGGGTTCCAAAAGACTCAAGGCCGTAGTCGTGGACGGCACCCGCCGGGTGGATTTGGCCGAGCCCGAGGTTTTTGCCGCCCTGGCCGAGGAGGATCGTCGCTTTTTCCGGGAAGACCCGACCCAGCGCGAGGTGGCCGCCAAATACGGATCCCACCACGGGGTGACCCATTGGTATCCCGGCTGGCGAAACCACGAAAAAATCCTGAAAGCCGAGGAGATTCCGGCCGCCCTGCATCCCGAGGGCTGGAAAAAGTACGAGGTCAAGCGCACCGGGTGCTTCAACTGCCCGGTCCGCTGCAAGAATCTCTACGAGATCCCTTCCGGCCGCCGGGCCGGGGAGCGCGGCGCGGCCCTTGAATACGAGTGCATCTATTGCCTTGGCACCAATTGCGGTGTCCTGGATCCCGTCGTCATCCTGGAAATGGAGAACCTGTGCGACGCCTACGGTCTGGACGTCCTGGCCCTGGGCAACACGGTGGCCCTGGCCAAGGACCTCTTTGCCCGCGATCTCATCGGCCTTGAGGACACCGGTGGGCTGGATCTGTCCTGGGATGCGGCCGACGACCAGGTCGAACTCATCCACCAGACCGCCCTCCGTCATGGATTCGGCAACCTGGTGGCCGAGGGCATGTACGGCCTGGCCAAAATCGTCGGCGGCCGGGCCATGGACTATTGCTACCATGTCAAGGGTTTGAGCCGAGGCCCCTTCCCGGCTGGGATCTTCGCCCTGGCCCACGCCACCTCCACCCGAGGGGCCGACCACCTTCGGGGCCGAAGCTGGGCCTTTGGCGAGAACGACCCCCAGGTCTTTCCGGCCCTTGTCCAATCGGGCAAACTCCCGGCCGATATGGAGACCAACCCGGTTTCGGCCGTGGTCGTGGCCGAGCGAGTCTGCACCCTGGCCGATGCCATCGGCCGCTGCAAGGGAGCCGTCAACGCCTGGTCGTGCGCCTTGCCCCTGGTCTGGAAACACCCCCTCTACGATGGCCTTTGTCGCTTGCTGACCGCGGCCACGGGCCAAGATTTCACGCCCGCAGAATTGGAGACAGCCGCTGACCGCATCTACATGCTGGAACGGGCCTTCAATTGTCGTCAGGGGGCCGGCAGGATCGACGACCGCCTGACCATGCGGCCCGAGGACATGACCGATGGCCGGTGGGAGGTGGAGAACGCCAAGCACCAGGCCATGCTGAACGAGTATTACGCCGTTCACGCTATTGACCCCGAAACAGCCCGGCCCACGGCCGAACGTCTCCGGGAACTGGGCCTCGACTTCGCCGTTCCGGACATGGAAACGGTCCGCCCGCCCTGGGACGGTCCGCCCCTGTGGAAGGCCGAGGATTACCCGCGAGGGGGCCAACGCGTTTAA
- a CDS encoding DUF748 domain-containing protein encodes MSNQSSSVSVLSHLVSAWKNLGRTGKTALILAAMLLIYTLVGFFLVPALARSILTERLTEVLNRQVSIGKIAFNPFTFRVEIHRFTVMDTNGAERFAGFDFLTADAEISHVVKPALGLAEVRLESPFLRITALGQGRFAHSDLFPEDNATAPEEAEFGTIFPFRIKDIDISNGTMVFEDRVFGVDHRVEDIRFVLPSISSLEDDREDEVRPELSFVLNASPFVLTGETLPFHDSLRTRFGLTLQDVDLTRYWAYAPIRDDLTMDSGHFALNATLDFSQDRDRGLSLIVGGLVEFTDFSLSRPGDGPVLSWDSLRIDVAEATPLDGRIDLNAVHLSRPRVVVFRSESGELNWLRYLEKLMPDPSGPTQNPARDSASETAMPLVTMTRLDLADGTLEYTDHTVGHPPLKRTLSPLSLQVRGFTTASNQSFGYALSLATSAGESMALDGSAVLSPLQADGRLDLKDLRLPDYLPLAGPDLPLALENGSASVRLAFSTRLDGNSTARIDLESLDLSDIRGNLTEPGIALGMDAIGLRNGTVQSGFNGPTEIALAVADIQNIDIFQDGETPVRSTLGGLSFNDLNLAMSGRGSDLNLANATLTEMVLIMEDGMPLAASINGLAASGLRADLEANGTSVGLEGLRLAGLAIKDPSSDKAPIRLDRADLHKALVDLSTRRIEIEAINLHELGIDAVREKNGRIDLVSLFVPTGHQTEQPAPNPDSNGTAAWLVSLKSFLLNECRVALQDRAASDPVTTVAQGLTVKVNDIVSDFSRPATFEASVELSSGGRLSSQGSLTLNPLHTQGQARLEHLEMNPFQGYIPKDILLTIASGRLGAAIQWDLEENRRNAETLSGRVSGGLALEDLSVRSRRNSAELARLLKLDVVDVSLGLAPNTLDIGTVSLLEPWAGLIMNPDGTLNIVRALNPGPVQEVENKAKDPEGRPEEKPFFERTTVGRLVVNKGGLDYQDQTVEPAFAMAVKDLEVAVDNVGLAEDRPASLEAMARLDSGAAVTINGRIDPLSTPLFADLTIGLNDLDMSSLSPYTAKFIAYPIDQGQLNWSGNIVTKDNALDSKNDLLIRRMLLGKKVDAPDAPNIPIKLGLALLQDLNGDMALNLPISGQLDDPSFSVGSIVFKAIVNLFTKIVAAPFSILGSLIGGGPDLNVLVFEPGQSALTEEDRTKLDEIAKALTQRPALNLTVTGVADEQADLQALEELAFQRTVKAPVFERLQKRGEAPATVFDVEFTDEDAYVAALWDAYKEAPGDKPKNFLGFHEEVSVEDMERVVRQSLPVSGNDLVRLAEERARMAREYFLSHQEIAPNRVFTSRPQVKAGKEGENTARVELGLGN; translated from the coding sequence ATGTCCAATCAATCATCATCCGTATCCGTCCTTTCACACCTGGTTTCGGCCTGGAAAAATCTCGGTCGGACCGGCAAGACCGCTCTGATCCTGGCCGCTATGCTTCTGATCTATACCCTTGTTGGATTTTTCCTTGTTCCGGCCCTGGCCCGTTCAATTTTGACCGAGCGTTTGACCGAGGTCCTGAACAGGCAGGTTTCCATCGGAAAAATCGCCTTCAACCCCTTCACCTTCAGGGTTGAAATCCATCGATTCACGGTCATGGACACCAACGGCGCCGAACGATTCGCCGGATTCGATTTCCTCACGGCCGACGCGGAAATCTCACACGTGGTCAAACCGGCCCTGGGACTGGCCGAAGTCCGGCTCGAATCGCCATTTCTCCGAATCACCGCCCTGGGCCAGGGCCGCTTCGCCCACTCGGACCTCTTTCCGGAGGACAATGCCACCGCCCCGGAAGAGGCCGAATTCGGTACCATCTTTCCCTTCCGGATCAAGGATATTGACATCTCCAACGGCACCATGGTCTTCGAGGACCGGGTCTTCGGCGTGGACCATCGGGTCGAAGACATCCGCTTTGTTCTGCCTTCCATCTCCAGTCTGGAGGACGACCGAGAAGACGAGGTCCGCCCGGAACTCTCCTTTGTCCTCAACGCCAGCCCCTTTGTCCTGACCGGGGAGACCCTGCCTTTTCACGATTCCCTGCGGACCCGCTTCGGGCTTACCCTGCAAGACGTAGATCTGACCCGCTATTGGGCCTATGCCCCGATCCGCGACGACCTGACTATGGATTCGGGACATTTCGCTCTAAACGCCACCCTGGACTTCAGTCAGGACCGGGACCGCGGCTTGTCGCTGATCGTCGGCGGTCTGGTCGAGTTTACCGATTTCTCTCTGAGCAGACCCGGTGACGGCCCGGTCCTGTCTTGGGATTCCCTCCGGATCGACGTGGCCGAGGCCACTCCGCTGGACGGCCGAATCGATCTGAACGCCGTTCACTTGAGCCGTCCAAGAGTTGTAGTCTTTCGCAGTGAATCCGGCGAACTGAACTGGCTTCGCTATCTAGAAAAACTCATGCCCGACCCGTCGGGCCCGACTCAAAACCCTGCCCGGGATTCCGCTTCGGAAACGGCCATGCCCCTGGTCACGATGACGCGACTCGATCTGGCCGACGGGACCCTCGAGTATACCGACCACACCGTGGGGCACCCGCCCCTGAAACGAACGTTGTCCCCTCTCTCGCTCCAAGTCCGGGGCTTTACCACCGCCTCCAATCAGTCCTTCGGCTATGCCCTGTCCCTGGCCACATCGGCTGGGGAATCCATGGCCCTAGACGGCTCGGCCGTGCTCTCTCCCTTGCAGGCCGACGGCCGTCTAGACCTGAAGGATCTCCGTCTTCCCGACTACCTGCCCCTGGCCGGTCCCGACCTCCCCCTCGCCCTGGAGAACGGATCGGCCTCCGTTCGCCTCGCCTTTTCGACCCGACTGGATGGAAACTCGACCGCTCGAATCGACCTGGAGAGCCTCGACCTGTCCGACATACGTGGAAACCTGACCGAACCCGGCATCGCACTGGGCATGGATGCTATCGGTCTACGAAACGGCACGGTCCAATCTGGCTTCAACGGCCCAACCGAAATTGCGTTGGCCGTGGCCGACATCCAAAACATCGACATCTTTCAAGACGGCGAGACACCAGTCAGGTCCACGCTCGGAGGCCTGTCTTTCAATGACTTGAATCTGGCCATGTCCGGCCGGGGTTCCGACCTGAATCTCGCCAACGCCACCCTGACCGAAATGGTTCTGATCATGGAAGACGGGATGCCCCTGGCCGCGTCGATAAACGGTCTTGCCGCCTCGGGCCTTCGAGCCGATCTCGAGGCCAACGGCACCTCGGTCGGCCTGGAGGGACTGAGGCTGGCCGGACTGGCCATAAAAGACCCGTCTTCGGACAAAGCCCCCATCCGCCTGGATCGGGCCGATTTGCACAAGGCCCTGGTCGATCTTTCGACCCGCCGGATCGAAATCGAGGCCATCAATCTCCATGAGCTGGGAATCGATGCCGTGAGGGAGAAGAACGGCCGAATCGATCTCGTCTCCCTCTTTGTTCCGACCGGCCATCAGACCGAACAGCCCGCGCCAAATCCGGACTCCAACGGGACCGCTGCCTGGCTCGTGTCCCTGAAGTCCTTTCTGCTAAACGAATGCCGAGTGGCTCTGCAGGACCGAGCGGCCTCAGATCCGGTCACTACCGTCGCCCAAGGTCTGACCGTAAAGGTGAACGACATCGTCTCGGATTTCAGTCGCCCGGCGACCTTCGAGGCTTCCGTCGAACTGTCCTCAGGAGGCCGCCTCTCTTCGCAAGGAAGCCTGACCCTGAACCCTCTGCACACCCAGGGCCAAGCTCGACTCGAACACTTGGAAATGAATCCGTTTCAGGGCTACATTCCCAAGGACATTCTCCTGACCATCGCCTCCGGACGACTTGGGGCCGCAATCCAATGGGATCTCGAAGAAAACAGGCGGAATGCCGAGACTCTCTCCGGGCGGGTTTCAGGAGGCCTGGCCCTAGAGGACCTTTCCGTGCGCTCCCGCCGAAACTCGGCCGAGTTGGCCAGACTCCTGAAACTGGACGTCGTGGATGTCTCCTTGGGACTCGCTCCCAACACCCTGGACATCGGCACGGTCTCTCTTCTGGAGCCCTGGGCCGGACTGATCATGAACCCGGACGGTACCCTGAATATCGTTCGCGCCCTGAATCCCGGCCCGGTCCAAGAGGTCGAGAACAAGGCCAAAGACCCTGAAGGACGCCCCGAGGAAAAACCGTTCTTCGAACGGACGACAGTCGGCAGGCTCGTCGTGAACAAGGGCGGTTTGGACTATCAAGACCAGACCGTCGAACCGGCCTTTGCCATGGCCGTGAAGGACCTCGAGGTTGCCGTTGACAACGTTGGCCTGGCCGAAGACCGTCCGGCCTCCCTCGAAGCCATGGCCCGTCTCGACAGCGGAGCCGCCGTGACAATCAACGGCCGGATCGATCCCCTGTCCACCCCGCTCTTCGCCGATTTAACCATCGGCCTGAACGATCTGGACATGTCATCCCTCTCCCCCTACACGGCAAAGTTCATCGCCTATCCCATCGACCAGGGACAACTCAACTGGTCCGGAAATATCGTCACCAAGGACAACGCCCTGGACAGCAAGAACGATCTGCTCATCCGCAGAATGCTCCTCGGCAAAAAGGTCGATGCCCCTGACGCTCCCAATATCCCCATCAAGCTCGGCCTGGCCCTGCTTCAGGATCTGAATGGCGACATGGCCCTTAACCTGCCCATCAGCGGCCAGCTTGACGATCCGAGCTTCAGTGTCGGATCCATTGTCTTTAAGGCCATCGTCAACCTCTTCACCAAAATCGTGGCCGCACCCTTTTCCATCCTGGGAAGTCTGATCGGAGGCGGTCCGGATCTGAATGTCCTGGTCTTCGAGCCCGGACAATCCGCATTAACCGAAGAGGACCGGACCAAGCTGGACGAAATCGCCAAGGCCCTAACCCAAAGGCCAGCCCTGAACCTGACCGTAACCGGAGTTGCTGACGAGCAGGCCGACCTCCAGGCTCTGGAGGAACTTGCCTTTCAAAGGACCGTCAAGGCCCCGGTCTTTGAACGGCTGCAGAAAAGGGGAGAAGCCCCGGCCACGGTTTTCGACGTCGAATTCACGGACGAGGATGCCTACGTTGCAGCCCTGTGGGACGCCTACAAGGAGGCCCCGGGAGACAAGCCCAAAAATTTTCTGGGGTTTCACGAAGAAGTCTCTGTCGAGGACATGGAACGAGTGGTCCGACAAAGTCTGCCCGTGTCCGGCAACGATCTCGTCCGCCTGGCCGAGGAACGGGCCAGGATGGCCAGGGAGTATTTTCTGTCCCACCAGGAGATCGCACCGAACCGGGTGTTCACCTCTCGCCCGCAGGTCAAGGCCGGAAAGGAAGGGGAGAACACGGCCCGGGTCGAGCTGGGTCTGGGAAACTGA
- the larB gene encoding nickel pincer cofactor biosynthesis protein LarB, with the protein MDKLLNDFKAGLIGLNEVKTRLADEMFGRLEGASLDLFREVRTGAPEVIYCASKTPEQVRGIFEKLAGRGRLVMGTRARAEHFEAVAHLEGVEFDPESAIVSLGGGGQDLGSVLVISAGTSDLPVTMEAARTAMLLGSRVRVEHDCGVAGIHRLFALKGILRESNVVVAVAGMEGALPTIVAGLTPRPVIAVPTSVGYGANLGGLAPLLTMLNTCSPGVAVVNVDNGFGAGYLAHVINAQSVRP; encoded by the coding sequence ATGGACAAACTCCTGAACGACTTCAAGGCCGGTCTGATCGGTCTGAACGAGGTCAAGACCCGTTTGGCCGATGAAATGTTCGGCCGATTGGAAGGGGCCAGCCTGGACCTTTTCCGGGAGGTGCGGACCGGGGCGCCGGAGGTGATCTATTGCGCCTCCAAAACCCCGGAACAGGTCCGGGGCATATTCGAGAAGCTGGCCGGACGAGGCCGATTGGTCATGGGCACCCGGGCCCGGGCCGAGCATTTCGAGGCCGTGGCCCATCTCGAGGGCGTCGAATTCGATCCGGAAAGCGCCATCGTCTCCCTGGGTGGCGGCGGACAGGATTTGGGCTCGGTTCTGGTCATCAGCGCGGGGACCTCCGACTTGCCGGTGACCATGGAGGCTGCACGCACGGCCATGCTTTTGGGCAGCCGGGTCCGGGTGGAGCACGATTGCGGAGTGGCCGGCATCCACCGGCTTTTCGCCCTCAAGGGAATCCTGCGGGAGTCCAATGTGGTGGTGGCCGTGGCCGGCATGGAAGGGGCCCTGCCGACCATCGTGGCCGGACTGACGCCCAGGCCGGTCATCGCCGTGCCCACCAGCGTGGGGTACGGGGCCAATCTGGGTGGGCTGGCGCCGCTTTTGACCATGCTGAACACCTGTTCCCCGGGCGTGGCCGTGGTCAACGTCGACAACGGGTTCGGGGCCGGATACCTGGCCCATGTCATCAACGCCCAGTCGGTGCGGCCATGA
- a CDS encoding PaaI family thioesterase, which yields MTDEERAFFRRLIEEGIPFNAFLGLKVLHLEPGDCRLLLPFRSEFVGDARRGALHGGVISTLIDVCGGFTVWSRGHVDDRVATIDLRVDYLMPAVDGDIVAHGRLRLLGNRVGNAQVEVFSREHPDRLLAEGKGVYNIRRRR from the coding sequence ATGACCGACGAGGAAAGAGCCTTTTTTCGCCGTCTCATCGAGGAAGGCATCCCCTTCAACGCCTTTCTGGGCCTCAAGGTACTTCATCTCGAACCCGGGGATTGCCGACTGCTCCTGCCTTTCCGATCCGAATTCGTGGGCGACGCCCGTCGAGGGGCTCTGCACGGCGGAGTCATCTCGACCCTCATCGACGTCTGCGGCGGGTTCACGGTCTGGAGCCGGGGCCATGTGGATGACCGGGTTGCCACCATCGACCTGCGGGTCGACTACCTCATGCCGGCCGTTGACGGCGATATCGTGGCCCACGGCCGCCTGCGCCTTCTCGGAAACCGGGTCGGCAACGCCCAGGTGGAGGTTTTTTCCCGCGAACACCCCGATCGTCTGTTGGCCGAAGGCAAAGGCGTCTACAACATCCGCCGCAGAAGGTGA
- the larC gene encoding nickel pincer cofactor biosynthesis protein LarC — protein sequence MRTLHFECTSGVAGDMLLAAMHDALDPQPDWSEFLARLDLSGVEIHTSAKRVAGIVCRRLEISAPKAQPLRHLSDLLALGRQSSFSSRIRERAEAVLTDLARAEAKVHGLDLDEVHFHEIGAVDTIVDVYGFFWLLERFGPCRVTASAVALGSGFVDTVHGRLPVPAPACVELAKGLPTMSGPWEMELATPTGLALIRNAASAFGPMPSGIMVMAGCGAGSRASDERPSMVRAFGLDSDQAMPANDRVAVLTTMIDDLTGEDMGGAVEALLEAGALDAYVLTGSGKKSRPVMELTVMAPEGMAGEMVRLVMRVTGSLGVRVRMEDRIIAERETFEAEVIVEGRAFRVRIKIGYGEGGQVLRSKPEFEDLRVIADQIGIGLPEVRAAVNRQLGRVDPAGGVF from the coding sequence ATGAGAACTCTTCATTTCGAATGCACTTCGGGCGTGGCCGGAGACATGCTTCTGGCGGCCATGCACGACGCTTTGGATCCGCAGCCGGATTGGTCGGAGTTTCTGGCCCGGCTCGATCTGTCCGGGGTTGAAATCCACACGTCCGCCAAGCGGGTGGCCGGAATCGTCTGCCGACGGCTGGAGATTTCGGCACCCAAGGCCCAGCCGTTGCGGCATCTGAGCGATCTCCTGGCCTTGGGACGCCAGAGCAGTTTTTCCTCCAGGATCCGGGAACGGGCCGAAGCGGTATTGACCGACCTGGCCAGGGCCGAGGCCAAGGTCCATGGCCTGGACCTCGACGAGGTCCACTTCCATGAAATCGGGGCCGTGGACACCATCGTGGACGTGTATGGCTTTTTCTGGCTTTTGGAGCGGTTCGGGCCTTGCCGGGTGACGGCTTCGGCCGTGGCCCTTGGTTCGGGGTTCGTGGACACGGTCCATGGCCGGCTGCCGGTTCCGGCTCCGGCCTGCGTCGAACTGGCCAAGGGCCTGCCGACCATGTCCGGTCCCTGGGAGATGGAGCTGGCCACGCCCACGGGATTGGCCCTGATCCGGAACGCGGCCTCGGCCTTCGGCCCTATGCCTTCGGGCATCATGGTCATGGCCGGATGCGGGGCCGGGTCCCGGGCCTCGGACGAGCGGCCGAGTATGGTCAGGGCCTTCGGGCTGGACTCGGACCAGGCCATGCCGGCCAATGACCGGGTGGCCGTGCTGACGACAATGATTGACGACCTGACGGGCGAGGACATGGGCGGGGCCGTGGAAGCCCTCCTGGAAGCCGGAGCCCTGGACGCCTACGTTTTGACCGGATCGGGCAAGAAGTCCCGTCCGGTCATGGAACTGACGGTCATGGCCCCGGAAGGCATGGCCGGGGAGATGGTCCGGCTGGTCATGCGGGTGACGGGCAGCCTCGGGGTCCGGGTTCGGATGGAGGACCGGATCATTGCCGAGCGGGAAACATTCGAAGCGGAGGTCATCGTCGAAGGCCGGGCGTTTCGAGTCCGAATCAAGATAGGATACGGGGAAGGGGGCCAAGTCCTGCGGTCCAAGCCTGAATTCGAGGATTTACGGGTGATCGCCGATCAGATCGGCATCGGCCTGCCCGAGGTCCGCGCGGCGGTGAACCGACAACTGGGTCGGGTCGATCCGGCCGGGGGAGTATTTTGA